In Crassostrea angulata isolate pt1a10 chromosome 6, ASM2561291v2, whole genome shotgun sequence, a genomic segment contains:
- the LOC128186742 gene encoding protein CUSTOS-like isoform X1: MEDESDSDSSVDELKIQQLKEAAVCAESIVTECKKTENKGYKKQMPASLRSSSPVAETNPLNTTPEFRDFVAKKLSELLDQNLKEKDEAEKKKLENGEQDTGIRLFASSTTTIRDSGEDGKIQMKQKPPVVKRRKLSSSSDSSDEEMRIAEAAISVEQIMKESKTPHNGTQEKSQKTIETVSEKDSEEVLNQVKKKKKRKKKKSEIKIHVS, encoded by the exons atggAAGACGAGTCCGACTCCGATAGCTCAGTGgatgaattaaaaattcaacaacTAAAAGAGGCAGCGGTATGCGCTGAATCCATCGTTACAGAATGCAAAA AGACAGAAAACAAAGGTTATAAAAAACAGATGCCAGCATCTCTGAG GTCATCATCTCCTGTGGCTGAAACGAATCCTCTGAATACAACACCAGAATTTCGTGATTTTGTCGCCAAAAAGTTGTCAGAACTATTGGACCA AAATCTGAAAGAAAAAGATGAggcagaaaaaaagaaacttgaAAATGGAGAACAAGACACAG GTATAAGGCTTTTTGCTTCCTCCACCACCACAATAAGAGATAGCGGTGAAGATggaaaaatacaaatgaaacagAAGCCACCTGTGGTCAAGAGAAGGAAACTGAGTAGCAGCAGTGACAG tTCTGATGAAGAAATGAGAATAGCTGAGGCAGCCATATCTGTTGAACAGATCATGAAAGAAAGTAAAACTCCTCATAATGGAACTCAAGAAAAAAGTCAAAAGACAATAGAAACTGTCAGTGAGAAAGATTCAGAGGAAGTGTTAAACCAagtcaaaaagaagaaaaagcgcaagaaaaagaaaagtgaaattaaaatacatgtatcatga
- the LOC128186742 gene encoding uncharacterized protein LOC128186742 isoform X2 has protein sequence MEDESDSDSSVDELKIQQLKEAAVCAESIVTECKKTENKGYKKQMPASLRNLKEKDEAEKKKLENGEQDTGIRLFASSTTTIRDSGEDGKIQMKQKPPVVKRRKLSSSSDSSDEEMRIAEAAISVEQIMKESKTPHNGTQEKSQKTIETVSEKDSEEVLNQVKKKKKRKKKKSEIKIHVS, from the exons atggAAGACGAGTCCGACTCCGATAGCTCAGTGgatgaattaaaaattcaacaacTAAAAGAGGCAGCGGTATGCGCTGAATCCATCGTTACAGAATGCAAAA AGACAGAAAACAAAGGTTATAAAAAACAGATGCCAGCATCTCTGAG AAATCTGAAAGAAAAAGATGAggcagaaaaaaagaaacttgaAAATGGAGAACAAGACACAG GTATAAGGCTTTTTGCTTCCTCCACCACCACAATAAGAGATAGCGGTGAAGATggaaaaatacaaatgaaacagAAGCCACCTGTGGTCAAGAGAAGGAAACTGAGTAGCAGCAGTGACAG tTCTGATGAAGAAATGAGAATAGCTGAGGCAGCCATATCTGTTGAACAGATCATGAAAGAAAGTAAAACTCCTCATAATGGAACTCAAGAAAAAAGTCAAAAGACAATAGAAACTGTCAGTGAGAAAGATTCAGAGGAAGTGTTAAACCAagtcaaaaagaagaaaaagcgcaagaaaaagaaaagtgaaattaaaatacatgtatcatga